The Gordonia terrae genome contains the following window.
CGACCTCGGCCGGCCCGACCGCTTCTACAATATGCTGCGAACATTCAAGGTGACCTCACCGATGAGCGTCGGCTCGTGGATCCTGTCGGCGTTCAGCGGCGCGCTCGGTGTGGCCGCGGTCGGCGAGATCGACCGGATGTCCGGGGCACGTCTCCCGCTGGGGCCGCTACGTCCGGTGCTTCGCGCCGTCGAGGCCCCGGCCGGGCTGGCGGCGGGTCTCGCGGGACCGCCGCTCGCGGTCTACACCGCGGTGCTGCTCTCCGACACCGCCGTGCCGACCTGGAACGCCATGCACCGCGACCTGCCGTTCGTGTTCGTCAGTTCGGCCAGCCTGGCGTCGAGCGGGCTGGCACTGGTCACCACGCCCACGCGCCAGGCGGCCCCGGCGCGCACCCTGGCCGCCATCGGCGTGATCGGCGACCTCACCGCGATGCGACTCATGGAACACCGGATGGACCCGGTGACGACCGAACCGATGCACGACGGTACCGCCGGAAAGCTGCTGCGGTGGAGTGAGCGGCTGGCCGTGGTCGGCGGCGTCGGCGCCCTCCTCAGCAGCCGGTCCCGGCCGCTGGCCGTCGCGTCGGGACTGGCGTTGCTCGCCGCGTCGGCGTGCACACGTTTCGGCGTCTTCGATGCCGGGATCGAATCCGCGAAGAACCCGCGCTACACCATCGAACCGCAGAAACGGCGCCTCGCGGCCCGTCGCGCCGCCGGGATCACCGACGACTCGATCACCACCGGACCGCCCGCGCCCTGAGTGTGGGTAGCGCTTCTGCTCCGTGAGTGCCAGGAGCGTCAGCGCACCGTGATCCCGGAGTCGGCCACCGTCTCCCCGATCACCGGATAGCCCGGGACCTCACCGACCACGAGGAGCCCGCCCGATGTCTGAGCGTCGGCCAGGAACAGCAGGTCGTCGTCGCTGATCCCGGCACCGAGGGTCAGGTGCGGGCGCACCCAGTCGAGGTTGCGGCGGGTTCCACCGGACACGAACCCGTCGCGCAGGGCCTCGGCCGCGTCGCTCACCGCGGGTACCGCGCTGCGGTCGAGCACCGCGCCGACGCCGGACGCGCGGCACAACTTGTGCAGGTGACCGAGCAGGCCGAAACCGGTGACGTCGGTCGCCGCGCGGGCACCGGCTGCGACCGCGGCCGTCGAAGCGTCGCGATTGAGCGTCGTCATCAGGGCGATCGCCTCGTCGAACACCTCGCCGGTCTGCTTGTGCCGGTTGTTCAGCAGCCCGACCCCGATCGGTTTGGTGAGGGTGATCGGCAGGCCCGCCTCGGCGGCGTCGTTGCGCAGCAACCGGTCGGGGTGGGCGACTCCCGTCACCGCCATGCCGTACTTGGGTTCCGGGTCGTCGATGGTGTGCCCGCCGATGACCGGGCAGCCCGCCAGCGCCCCGACGTCGAGACCGCCGCGCAGCACCTCGGTCATCAACTCCATCGGCAGGACACCTCGTGGCCACCCGACCAGGTTGATCGCGACGACGGGGGTACCGCCCATCGCGTAGATGTCGGACAGCGCGTTTGCGGCGGCGATGCGGCCCCAGTCGTAGGCATCGTCGACGACCGGGGTGAAGAAATCGGCGGTGGAGAGCACGGCGAGGTCGTCGCGGACGCGCACGGCCGCGGCGTCGTCCCCGGCGTCGAGCCCGACGATGATGTCGTCGCCGACCTGGCCGGTCAGCCCGGCGACCGCCTGCTCGAGCTCGCCCGGCGGGATCTTGCACGCGCATCCGCCACCGTGGGCGTAGCCGGTGAGTCGGACGGGAGCATCATCACGCACAGTCACCGTGCCGAGGGTAGCCCTCACGCAATCAGACATGTCCCCGACCGCGGATCGCTACCATCGGGCACATGAGGCAGGCAGACGGCGAGTACTTCGTCACCGCAGACGAGTTACAGGCGTTCTGGGAGTCGGGTCACGACTACTGGTACATGCGGGAGGACGGTTCCACCGACCTGTATGGCGACGAACTCGACATCACCCACGGCTGGCCAATCTTCCTGATGAAGCGGGACGACGACTGGTTTGCGAAGTGGGACGGCGATTTTCGACGAGCGGTCGAGGATGATCTCAATCCGAAGCTGATCCGCCACTTCGAGGAGCTGATCACCCAGGGGAACTGGCCGCACCAGCAGGACTGACGGTTCTCGCCGTCGGATACGTTGGACGGCGCAGGGAGGCGTATGGGTCCTGGTGGGCTCCCCGGTCTTCAAAACCGGTGAGATCGAGTATCTCGGTCTGGCGGGTTCGATTCCCGTCCGCCTCCGCCACCCACCGCCGGCTGAGCCGGTGACAAGCAGGGCGAGAGCCACCCACCGCCGGCTGAGCCGGTGACGAGCGAAGCGAGGAGCCGTGTCGAAGCCCCCCGTCACCGACCCGCGTCGCCGGATTCCACGCACCGATGCCCTGCTGTCGCTGCCCGCCGCGATCGACGCGCGAAAGCGGCTGGGCGACGGGACGGTTCGCGCCACCATCCGTGCCGCCCAGGACGCCGCGCGGCGCGGTGAACTGCCGCCCGACGACGTCGAGCAGGCGGTCGTGGACGCACTCTCCGGTCACCGCGCGTCCTCGGCACGCCCGGTGCTGAACGCCACCGGCGTCGTCGTGCACACCAATCTGGGTCGGGCGCCACTCTCCCCCACCGCACTCGAAGCAGTGGTCGCAGCATCGGGCTATGTGGATGTGGAACTCGATCTTCGGACCGGGACGCGGTCGAAGCGCGGGGCGGCCACCCGCGCGGCGCTCGTGAACGCGTGTCCCGCCGCCGGAGATGCGTTGATGGTCAACAACGGTGCCGCTGCGCTGGTGCTCGCGACGACCGCGCTGGCCGCCGGCCGGGCGGTGGTGATCAGCCGTGGCGAGATGATCGAGATCGGTGCCGGCTTCCGGCTCACCGAGCTGATCGCGTCGACCGGCGCACGGCTGCACGAGGTCGGTACGACCAACCGGACCCATGCACGCGATTACGCCGACGCCCTCGCCTCGGACGACGTCGGTGCCATCCTCAAGGTCCACCCCAGCAATTTCCGCGTGGAGGGCTTCACCAGCGACACTTCGCTGGCGGAGCTGCGCGACCTCGGCCGGGCGCACGACGTGCCCGTCGTCGCCGACATCGGCAGCGGACTCCTGCGACCAGACCCGCTGCTGCCCGACGAGCCGGACGCGACGACGACACTGGAATCCGGTGCCGATCTGGTGATCGCGAGCGGCGACAAGCTCCTGGGCGGTCCGCAGGCCGGACTCCTCCTCGGTGATCCAACCCTCGTGCAACGGTTGGCGAAACACCCTCTGGCGCGGGCGGTTCGCGCGGACAAGCTCGCACTCGCCGCCATGGAGGCCACCGTCGGCGGGCCGCGGCCGCCGGTCTGGAAGTACCTCCATGCCGACTCCGAGAACCTTCGCGTACGCACTGAATCCCTGGCTACTGCACTCGGTTTCCCGGTCGTCGCACACGACGGGCGGGTAGGTGGCGGTGGCGCACCCGGTGTGCCGCTACCAGGGTGGGCGGTGCGGCTCCCGGTCGCCGCGGCCGGGCGCCTTCGCCTCGGCGATCCCGCTGTGCTGCCCCGCGTCCACGACGACGCATGCCTCGTCGACGTGCGGTGCGTCCCCGAGGCCGACGACCCGCGACTCCTCGCCGCGATCGTGCAGGCCCTGGACGAACTGTGATCCCCGAATCATGAAGTTCAGCGCATGAAGTACTGCTCATGAAATACGTGGTCGCCACCGCCGGACACGTGGACCACGGCAAGTCCACACTGGTGCGGGCTCTGACCGGCATCGAACCGGACCGGTGGGAGGAGGAACGACGCCGCGGCCTGACCATCGACCTCGGCTTCGCCTGGACGACACTGCCTTCCGGCGCCGATGTGGCTTTCGTCGACGTCCCCGGTCACGAGCGGTTCATCCCGAACATGTTGGCCGGCCTGGGACCTGCGCCGGTCGTCCTGTTCGTCGTGGCCGCCGACGAGGGGTGGCGTGCCCAGTCCGACGACCATCGCGACGCCATCGCCGCACTCGGCATCCAATCCGGGTTGCTCGTCATCACCCGCGCCGACCGGGCATCGGCTGATCGCATCCGCGAGGTGATCGACGAAGCGCGACACCGGCTGGGCGACACCGGTCTTGCCCATGTCCCCGCGGTGGTGGTGTCCGCAATCGACCACTCCGGCATCGACGAGTTGCGCACGACCCTCGATGATGTTCTCGCGCAGTCACCTTCGCAACCGTCCTCCGGTCGTGTGCGGTTCTGGGTCGACCGGGTGTTCACCCGCACCGGGGCCGGTACGGTCGTCACGGGCACCTTGGCGTCGGGAACGATCTCGGTCGGCGACACCCTGGAACTACATACTCCCCACGGCGGCCGCCGGGTCGATGTTCGCGGATTGCAAAGCGAGGGAACGACTCTCGCGACCGCTGGTCCGGTCAGCCGGGTCGCGGTCAACCTCCGCGGTGCGGGTGTCGACGACGTCGCGCGCGGTGACGCGCTCGTGACTCCGGGCGCCTGGCACGCGTCCGCCCTCATCGACCTACGACGCGCGAGCGGCACGCCGTTCGACGAGGCCCCCGAGCACCTGATCGCCCACATCGGCACGGCCGCGGTACCGGTGCGCGTGCGACCGCTCGACCCCGATCATGGCCGACTCACGCTCGCCCACGCTCTCCCGCTGTCGAACGGAGACCGGGTGGTACTGCGTGATCCCGGGCAGCGGATCGTCGGCGGCGGCGTCGTCCTGCACCCCGATCCGCCGCCACTGACTCGCCGGGGTGACGCCGCACGTCGAGCGGCAATCCTGGCGGCCACGACCGACGGCGCGGGAGCTGCCGAGGAGGTCATGCGACGGGGCGCGGTGCGCGTCGCCGATCTCGCGCGACTCGGTCTCGTCGGCGACGCGGACTCCGTACCCCGGTCCGTCCGCGTGATCGACGGATGGTGGGTTGCCGAGGAGTCACTCGCGGCCTGGGCCGGACGACTACACACCTCCGTTCTCGAGCTGCACGAGCGGGACCCGTTGTCCGCGGGCATGTCCGCGGCGGGAGCGCCCGCACTGTTGGGTCTGCCGGACTCGGCGTTGCTGGACGCCGTCGTCGCCGAGGCGGGTCTCGCGTCTTCCGATGGCCACCTGTCGGTGCCCGGCCACATCCCCTCCCTCGGCGACGCAGAGGACGCGGTCCGCGCCTTGGAGCGACGTCTCACCGACCAACCGTTTCGTGCTCCCGAGGCCGACGACCTCAGCACACTCGGACTGGGCGCCAGGGAACTGGCCGCAGCCGAGCACACGGGACGAGTGCTCCGGTTACGCGACGGGGTCGTGCTGTTGCCGGCCGCCCCAGCCATGGCGATGCGCATCCTCGCCTCGCTCGATCAACCGTTCACCACCAGTGCCGCCCGTCAGGCGCTGGGAACAACTCGGCGCGTGGTGATCCCGCTGCTCGAGTATCTCGACTCCCGCAGGTGGACCCGACGCATCGACGCCGGGCACCGCGAGGTCGTGCGGTGAACTCGACGCGAGGCGGCTCGACGGACTCGTCCGAGTCAGCTGCCGGACGGCGGCCCCGGCACCATGAGGTCGAACATGCGCCGAAGACAGTGCCCGAGCTCGAGATCGTCTCGTCGGAGCCACATCTCGTGTGCAGCAGATGATCCGGCGATGACCGCGTACGCCACCGCGGTCGGGTACGCGTCATCGCCACGACCGGCGGCACGCGTCCGGACGTGGTCGGCGATGACCGTCCGCCACCGCCGATAGACGATATTCGCCTGCGCCTGCACTGCGGGCACGGTGAGAATGAGTTGCGCCCGATGACGCGCCCACCGCTCTTCGGCTCGTCCGTGATCGATCGCCGTGATGAACGCTTCGGTCACCGTCAGGTGGGGTGGCGTGTCGGTGGACGCCGCTGCGACGAGCCGGCGGAAGTGATCGAGTTCGGCCGCCGACTCGACCCACACCACGTCGGCCTTCGTCGGAAAGTAGCGAAAGAAGGTCCGGCGGCTGACTCCCGCCGCATCGGCGATGTCGCCCACACTCGTCTTCTCGAAGCCGCGCTCGAGGAACAATTCCTGTGCTCGTGCGGCGAGCTCATGCGCGCTGGTCGTGGCGGGACGGCCGCCCCGGTCGACGCGCACCTCCTCAGACCGTGCGGTTTCCATGCCCGCCATCGTGTCACCCCCGCCTGCCGCGGACGCCTGACACCGGAAAAGTCGGTTTCGGCACCGTTATGGCACGCTGTGACATATCGTCACCGGTGAGACGTGCATCACTCGTCGCACGTCGTGTCGAAGGGATCACCATGGGCAAACTCGAGGGCAAGGTCGCCTTCATCACCGGAGCCGCACGCGGTCAGGGACGCAGTCACGCGATACGCCTGGCCCAGGAGGGCGCGGACATCATCGCGGTCGATGTCTCCCAGCAGGTCGAGACCGTCCCCTACGACACCGCCCGCCCGGGCGACCTCGAGGAGACCGTGCGCGAGGTGGAGGCACTCGACCGCCGGATCATCGCCACCGAGGCCGACGTGCGTGACCTGTCCGCGCTGAAGCAGGCCGCCGACGACGGGGTGGCACAGCTCGGCCGCATCGACATCGTCCTCGCCAACGCCGGTATCAGCACCATGGCGCCCACTCTCGAGATGGACGAGACCATGTGGCAGACCATGATCGACATCAACCTGACCGGAGTGTGGAAGACCGTTCGCGCGGCGGCACCACACATCGTCGCCGGTGGGCGCGGCGGCTCGATCGTCCTGACCAGTTCACTCGCCGCGATGTGGGCCAACGAGAACATCGCGCACTACTCCGCGGCCAAGGCAGGACTGATCGGCATGATGCAGGTCCTCGCGAAAGAGTTGGCGCCGCAGAGTATCCGCGTGAACACGGTGCACCCGACCACGGTGGCGACCGAGATGATCCTCAACGACGCCACCTACAAACTCTTCCGTCCCGACATCGAGCAACCCACCCGAGCCGATTTCGAGGAAGCCGCCCGAGAATTGAACAGGCTGCCGGTGTCGATGGTTGAACCGGTCGACATCTCGAACGCGGTCCTCTACCTCGTCTCCGACGACGGTCGCTATGTCACCGGGACCACCCACGTCGTCGACGCCGGCGGACGACTCTAGGAAGGGATACTGACATGGGACTCCTCGACGGCAAGACCGTACTGATCACCGGCGGAGCCCGCGGCCAGGGTTGCGCGCACGCGCTCACCTCCGCCCGCGAGGGCGCGGACGTCATCCTGCTCGACATCACCCGGCAGCTCGACTCCGTCGAATATCCGCTGGCCACAGCCGATGACATGACCGAAACCGTGCGCCAGGTCGAAGCGCTCGACCGGCGGGCTCTGACCTTCGACGCCGACGTCCGCGATCAGACGCAACTCGACGACGCGGTGGCCGCGGGGATCGCCGAGTTCGGCAAGATCGACGTCCTGATCGCCAACGCCGGCATCTGGACCCGCGCCCCGTTCTGGGAGATGTCCGAACAGATGTGGTCGGACATGATGGATGTCAACCTCACCGGGGTGTGGAAGTCCGCCAAAGCCGTTGCACCGCAAATGATCGAGCGACAGAGCGGGTCGATCGTCATCACCTCGTCGGTGAACGGACTCGAACCCGGCATGAACTACGCGCACTACGTGGCCACGAAACATGGCGTGATCGGGCTGATGAAGAACATCGCGCTGGAGCTCGCGCCGCACGGAATCCGCTGCAACTCCATCAATCCGGGCGCGATCCGTACCCCGATGACCGATCAGCAGGGCGCGTGGGACATGTTCGCCGGCCACGAGGGCGGCACCCCCGACGACCTGATCGAGGGCGGATATCACTTCCACGCACTCAAGGGGCACTCGTTCATGCCACCCGAGGTGATCGCGAACACCGCCCTGTACCTCAACTCGGACCTGGCAGCTTCTGTCACGGGCGTGACCATCCCGGTGGATGCCGGTCACCTTCTCCTCACCGGGGTCAACCAGGAACCGGTCAGGTGACCTCACTTCGGCCGATGGAGACACATGGCCTCGCGGCGATCCGGGCACGGATCGCCGCCGAGGTCGTCGGCCGCGATCGCGAACTCGACCTCGTCCTGGCCGCGGTGGCCGCAGGCCGGGACCTGATCCTGGAAGGCCCACCGGGAACATCCAAGAGCACACTGCTGCGCTCGATCACCGCCGACTGGGGCATCCCACTCGTCCTGGTGGAGGGCAATGCCGACCTGACTCCCGGACGCCTGGTGGGGCACCACAACCCGGCGCGGGTCTTGCGCGAGGACTACTCCCCCGACAACTTCGTCGACGGCCCGCTCATCGAGGCCATGCGCGCCGGCGGGTTCCTCTATGTCGAGGAGTTCAACCGCGCGCCGGAGGACACCATCGACACTCTGCTCACCGCGATGGCCGAGCGGACCATCACCGTCCCGCGCGTCGGCACCATCGCCGCCCAGCCAAGTTTTCGCATCGTGGCGTCGATGAATCCCTTCGACAATGTCGGCACCACGCGCCTGTCGACCTCGGTCTACGATCGCATGTGCCGGCTGGTCGTCGACTATCAGGACGACGCGGCGGAGCGCGAGATCGTTTCGCGCAGGACAGAATTGTCGTCGGCGAGAGTGGTCGCGGATGCCGTCGCCGTCACCCGCGACACCCGTCGACACGACGCCGTCCGTCAGGGCAGCAGCGTACGCGGAGCGATCGACACCGCACTCCTCGCGCACCAGCTGTGCGAGATGCGCGGCACAACCGTCCCGGTCGACGACGCGGTCGAACCGCCACGCGACCTGCCGTCGGCGTACACCGCCACCTTCCTCGACGCCATGCAGGTTGCCCTGTCCGGGCGGATCCATCTCGACGACGTCGCGTTCACCACCGCCGAACAGGTGCTCGGCGAGATCTGGCAGAACCACTTCCTACTGGCGCCGGCGGCGGCCGAACCGGGTTGAAGAGCGGTCGACGCCGATTCACCGCTCCGGCGCGATGAGGTCAGCACTCAACCCCGTCAACGGAAGCCACTGCGGCGCAGACCCAAACAGCTGTCGGAAAGCCCGGTGTTGTTCGAGCCCGCGGGCCGCGGCGGCGCCGTCGCCCCGATCGGTCGACGTGGACGTGCCCGGGACGTGCCCCGCGGGACCTCGGGTGCGGTCGTCGCGGTCACCGATGACGCAGGTACCCGTGACGACGATTCCCCTGCAGCACAGACCGACCCGGTCGCGCGAGAGCGGGCGATCGGACTCGCCAGACGACTCCGACTCGCACGTCCCGTGGAGACACGGAACGCACGCCGCAGCGCCAACGGTGTACTCACGAGCCAGCGTTGGCGGGGTGGCTCCGATGAGCTCGATCTCGACGCGACCCTCGAGGCACTCATCGGCAACCCGATTCCTGAGGACGACGACATCCGCGTGCGCGAGCGCGTCCGGCGCCGACGCTCCATCGTGCTGGCGGTCGACGTGTCCGGCTCCGCCCGCGGCGAGCAGGTCCGCACCGCGGCCGCGACAGCCGGCGCACTCGCCGGTGAACTCGGTCGCGACGACCTCGCCGTCATCGCCTTCTGGTCCGACGCCGCGCTCATCGTCCCTCTCGGCCGACCGGTCACCACCGAACAACTCGTCGACGAACTCCTCGCACTGCCCGCACAGGGCCTGACCAACGTGGCCTTCCCGCTGCAGACCGCCCTCGAACAGTTGGCCGACGCACCTTCGGCCGACGCTCGCGTGATCCTGTTGAGCGACTGCGTCCACAACGCCGGACCCGACCCCCGGGACGCGGCCGGCCGGTTGCCCCGCCTCGATGTGCTGTTCGACATCTCCGGTGAACATGACGCCGAACTCGCACAAGACCTGGCGCTCATCGGCCGGGGGCGGTGCCGGCCGATCCGGGACCACCACGACGTGGTGCCCGCCCTCCAGGCGATCTTCGCCTAGGCGGTGGCGGGCAACCAGCCTTACCACACGGCACCGACAGAATTTGATCACTCAGATCCATTGCACACCAACACTTTCGGTGTTGTCAGACGGCCCAGGTCGTGTACACTCGAAAGCACATTCGCATCAACGGCTCCCGGGGGAGGTGACCGTCATGACAGATACCCAACGACACGATGGCACCGGCGTGCCGTCCCCTGGTGCGGTCGAGTTGGTGGCCGAACTGCACGCGATTCTCGACAAACTGCAGACCGTCGACCTATCGCCGTGCACCGATGCCGAACTCGCCGACATCGCAGCCGACACCGAATGCGCCATCGCACGACTTACCGTCGCCGGCGACCGGCAGATCGATCAAGTCGAAGCCCGTGACCTCCCCCGCAAGGCCGGTTGCCGAACGCTCATGCAGTTCATGACCCACCGGCTGCGAGTGTCGAACCCGACGCGTCGCCGCAAGCAGATGGACGCCACCGCCACCCGCACCAGCCTCGGCGGTGACATCTTGGAGCCCGAACACCCCTGCCTGGCTGAGGCATTCGCGCGAGGCGCCGTCGGCACCGCACACGTCCAAGCCGCCCTCGACGTCCTCGACCGGATCCCGAACGCTGTCGACCACGACGTGAAAGTCGCTGCGGAACGGCAGATGGCCGAGATCGCCATCGATCACACCCCGGCCGACATCACCCAATTGGGCGCGCGCTTGTTGGCCCATCTCGACCCGGACGGCACACTGGCCGACGACACCGACCAGAAACGACGCCGCGGCGTGTGGATCGGGCGGCAACGCGCCGACGGCACCGCCACCATCTCCGGCACCCTCAGTCCTGAACTGAATGCCCGGCTGACGATGATGTTCGCGGTCTGGGGCAAACCCGGACTCAACAATCCCGACGACCCCGCCTCACCCAGCGGACCGGCCGGCACCGCCGACCCCGACGCCCTCGCGCTCGCAGCCGATCGTGACGGCCGCACCCTCGCCCAGACGAATCACGATGCGCTCGACGCCGCACTCACCGCTGGCTTTTCAGACGGGATTCTCGGAAAGTCGCACCGCGGCCTGCCCGCCCATCTGATCATCAAAGCCGACCTCAATGATCTGATTCGTGAAGCCGGGCTCGCCACCACCGCCACCGGCACCCTGCTGCCCATCCCCGACCTGATCGCGATGGCCGACGAGGTTCAGCCGTGGCTCGCGATCTTCAAAGATCACACCGCCGTGCCACTGTACTTCGGGCGCGGGAAACGCTTGGCAACCCGCGAACAACGCCTCGTCTCCTTCGCGCGCCCCGACGGCGAAGTGTGCTCGGCTCCCGGGTGCGATCAACCCGCCACCCACGTCGAACTCCATCACGCCCACAAGGATTGGGCCAAGGGTGGTCTCACCGACATCGACGACCTCGCACCCGCCTGCCCGCGACACAACCGCATGGTCGGCGACCAACCCGGCCAATACACCACCCGGATCGAACGGTCCGGACCCGACGAAGGCCGCTGCGTCTGGCGGTTGAATGCCGAGCCCGGCGCGCCACCCAACCCCGAACACATCAACCGCCGACCCGACATACCCCGGCGATTCGCAGAACATCTGAACACCGTGCGCACCGAGATCCACGGACCGCCAACCCGGCCCGACGATCAAGCACGCCAATCATGGCTGACAATCAGCCACGTCATCGACGTCCGACCACCCCGACCCGGACCACCCTCACCCCGGCCCTCGCTCGTCGAAGCACACCTCATGGAGCTACTCGCCACCCTTTGAACCATGCACAACGACAAAGGGACCCATCCCGAAGGATGGGTCCCCTGTCTTGCGATGAACTCCGCTGGGCTGAGATCAGCCGAGCACCAACGAGTCTCCGTCGGCACTGACGTTGACCGGCACCACGTCACCGTCGCGGATGTCTCCGGCGAGCAGTTGCTTGGCGAGCTGGTCACCGATGGCCTGCTGCACCAACCGGCGCAGCGGGCGCGCACCGTACAGCGGGTCGAATCCACGTGCGCCCAGCCATTCCTTGGCCTTGAGCGACACCTCGAGGTCGAGGCGACGCTGCGCGAGGCGCTTCTTGAGCTGGCCGAGCTGGATGTCGACGATCGACACCAGTTCCTCCGGGCTCAGGGCATCGAAGATCACCACATCGTCGAGACGGTTGATGAACTCCGGCTTGAACGCCGACCGCACCGCCATCATCACCTGGTCCTTGTCGCCACCCGCACCGAGGTTCGAGGTGAGGATCAGGATGGTGTTGCGGAAGTCCACCGTCCGGCCCTGGCCGTCGGTCAGTCGGCCTTCGTCCAGCACCTGCAGCAGTACGTCGAAGACGTCCGGGTGGGCCTTCTCGATCTCGTCGAACAGGACCACCGTGTACGGACGACGCCGCACCGCCTCGGTCAGCTGGCCGCCGGCCTCGTACCCGACGTAACCGGGCGGGGCACCGACGAGCCGTGCGACGCTGTGCTTCTCGCCGTACTCACTCATGTCGATGCGGACCATCGCCCGCTCGTCGTCGAACAGGAACTCGGCGAGCGCCTTGGCGAGCTCGGTCTTGCCGACACCGGTGGGGCCGAGGAACATGAAGGAACCGAGCGGCCGGTTCGGGTCGGCGACGCCCGCGCGGGCACGACGCACCGCGTCGGACACCGCCTGCACCGCGTCCTTCTGGCCGATGACCCGGTGTCCCAGTTCCTCTTCCATGCGCAGCAGCTTGGCGGTCTCACCCTCGAGCATGCGTCCGGCCGGGATTCCGGTCCACGCCGACACGACCTGGGCCACATCGTCGGGTCCGACCTCCTCCTGCAGCATCACGTCCTGTGACGGATCGGTGCCGGTCTTCTCGATCGCGGCCTCGAGTTCCTTCTCCAGGCCGGGGATCTTGCCGTACCGCAGCTCGGCAGCGCGCCCGAGATCACCGTCGCGCTCAGCCCGATCAGCTTCGCCGCGAAGGCGTTCCAGCTCCTCCTTGAGGTCGCGGACCGCGTCGATGGCGGTCTTCTCCGACTGCCACCGGGCGGAGAGCTCGTTGAGCTTCTCCTTCTGGTCGGCCAGCTCGGCGCGCAGCTTCTCGAGTCGATCCTTCGACGCCGCGTCGGTCTCCTTCTCCAAGGCGACCTCTTCGACCTCGAGTCGGCGGACGATCCGCTCGACCTCGTCGATCTCGACGGGACGCGAGTCGATCTCCATCCGCAACCGCGACGCGGCCTCGTCGACGAGGTCGATGGCCTTGTCGGGCAGGAAGCGCGAGGTGATGTACCGGTCGGACAGCGT
Protein-coding sequences here:
- the selB gene encoding selenocysteine-specific translation elongation factor gives rise to the protein MKYVVATAGHVDHGKSTLVRALTGIEPDRWEEERRRGLTIDLGFAWTTLPSGADVAFVDVPGHERFIPNMLAGLGPAPVVLFVVAADEGWRAQSDDHRDAIAALGIQSGLLVITRADRASADRIREVIDEARHRLGDTGLAHVPAVVVSAIDHSGIDELRTTLDDVLAQSPSQPSSGRVRFWVDRVFTRTGAGTVVTGTLASGTISVGDTLELHTPHGGRRVDVRGLQSEGTTLATAGPVSRVAVNLRGAGVDDVARGDALVTPGAWHASALIDLRRASGTPFDEAPEHLIAHIGTAAVPVRVRPLDPDHGRLTLAHALPLSNGDRVVLRDPGQRIVGGGVVLHPDPPPLTRRGDAARRAAILAATTDGAGAAEEVMRRGAVRVADLARLGLVGDADSVPRSVRVIDGWWVAEESLAAWAGRLHTSVLELHERDPLSAGMSAAGAPALLGLPDSALLDAVVAEAGLASSDGHLSVPGHIPSLGDAEDAVRALERRLTDQPFRAPEADDLSTLGLGARELAAAEHTGRVLRLRDGVVLLPAAPAMAMRILASLDQPFTTSAARQALGTTRRVVIPLLEYLDSRRWTRRIDAGHREVVR
- the selA gene encoding L-seryl-tRNA(Sec) selenium transferase, whose amino-acid sequence is MSKPPVTDPRRRIPRTDALLSLPAAIDARKRLGDGTVRATIRAAQDAARRGELPPDDVEQAVVDALSGHRASSARPVLNATGVVVHTNLGRAPLSPTALEAVVAASGYVDVELDLRTGTRSKRGAATRAALVNACPAAGDALMVNNGAAALVLATTALAAGRAVVISRGEMIEIGAGFRLTELIASTGARLHEVGTTNRTHARDYADALASDDVGAILKVHPSNFRVEGFTSDTSLAELRDLGRAHDVPVVADIGSGLLRPDPLLPDEPDATTTLESGADLVIASGDKLLGGPQAGLLLGDPTLVQRLAKHPLARAVRADKLALAAMEATVGGPRPPVWKYLHADSENLRVRTESLATALGFPVVAHDGRVGGGGAPGVPLPGWAVRLPVAAAGRLRLGDPAVLPRVHDDACLVDVRCVPEADDPRLLAAIVQALDEL
- a CDS encoding mycofactocin-coupled SDR family oxidoreductase; the protein is MGKLEGKVAFITGAARGQGRSHAIRLAQEGADIIAVDVSQQVETVPYDTARPGDLEETVREVEALDRRIIATEADVRDLSALKQAADDGVAQLGRIDIVLANAGISTMAPTLEMDETMWQTMIDINLTGVWKTVRAAAPHIVAGGRGGSIVLTSSLAAMWANENIAHYSAAKAGLIGMMQVLAKELAPQSIRVNTVHPTTVATEMILNDATYKLFRPDIEQPTRADFEEAARELNRLPVSMVEPVDISNAVLYLVSDDGRYVTGTTHVVDAGGRL
- a CDS encoding TetR family transcriptional regulator, with amino-acid sequence MAGMETARSEEVRVDRGGRPATTSAHELAARAQELFLERGFEKTSVGDIADAAGVSRRTFFRYFPTKADVVWVESAAELDHFRRLVAAASTDTPPHLTVTEAFITAIDHGRAEERWARHRAQLILTVPAVQAQANIVYRRWRTVIADHVRTRAAGRGDDAYPTAVAYAVIAGSSAAHEMWLRRDDLELGHCLRRMFDLMVPGPPSGS
- the selD gene encoding selenide, water dikinase SelD; this encodes MSDCVRATLGTVTVRDDAPVRLTGYAHGGGCACKIPPGELEQAVAGLTGQVGDDIIVGLDAGDDAAAVRVRDDLAVLSTADFFTPVVDDAYDWGRIAAANALSDIYAMGGTPVVAINLVGWPRGVLPMELMTEVLRGGLDVGALAGCPVIGGHTIDDPEPKYGMAVTGVAHPDRLLRNDAAEAGLPITLTKPIGVGLLNNRHKQTGEVFDEAIALMTTLNRDASTAAVAAGARAATDVTGFGLLGHLHKLCRASGVGAVLDRSAVPAVSDAAEALRDGFVSGGTRRNLDWVRPHLTLGAGISDDDLLFLADAQTSGGLLVVGEVPGYPVIGETVADSGITVR
- the nrfD gene encoding NrfD/PsrC family molybdoenzyme membrane anchor subunit, encoding MTSSEFDSFRPPEPPRRRGRGFGRGGQRKPRKNFGQDDGNREMSMVPDAEFTSYYGHPVVKPPPWDEKVAAYLFLGGVAGGSGVLAAGAQLTGRDVLRRNARLGGLGAVGLGAIALVADLGRPDRFYNMLRTFKVTSPMSVGSWILSAFSGALGVAAVGEIDRMSGARLPLGPLRPVLRAVEAPAGLAAGLAGPPLAVYTAVLLSDTAVPTWNAMHRDLPFVFVSSASLASSGLALVTTPTRQAAPARTLAAIGVIGDLTAMRLMEHRMDPVTTEPMHDGTAGKLLRWSERLAVVGGVGALLSSRSRPLAVASGLALLAASACTRFGVFDAGIESAKNPRYTIEPQKRRLAARRAAGITDDSITTGPPAP